A genomic window from Methanobacterium sp. BRmetb2 includes:
- a CDS encoding PhoU family transcriptional regulator has product MNKKARNTTLKAILDVILYDNPSTQDEIAEKLGITRRYVTKLLQPLIKENVVRRAYILDLKKFDEFSDMFEEEKTSREHAGTFIIKDVLKDMAAHVCRELDLSFEALSKHDKEMANEALKMDYTTNKMHEKVRSSVDTAISMNPYYEFSKTTIFGEIAYDLERIADYSGHIANFTLKEAYEIDEEMMVLLGEMFKRSKNMVKCSIDAFLNENLELKDSIMESEDKIHKLQKKSLNCIATQMAEVPFEDKDRSTYYISLSRVVKAFERIADISIEIIDTAEEFYYNVPRSTTPERFRRRKKKFNL; this is encoded by the coding sequence ATGAACAAAAAAGCTAGAAACACAACGTTAAAGGCAATACTGGATGTTATTCTTTATGATAATCCTTCGACCCAGGATGAAATTGCAGAAAAACTGGGAATAACTAGAAGGTATGTTACAAAGCTTCTTCAACCTCTTATTAAAGAAAATGTAGTAAGAAGAGCTTATATTTTGGATTTAAAAAAGTTTGATGAATTTTCAGACATGTTTGAAGAAGAAAAAACTTCAAGAGAACATGCTGGAACTTTCATTATAAAAGACGTATTAAAGGATATGGCTGCTCATGTGTGCCGTGAACTAGATCTTTCATTTGAGGCCCTTAGTAAACATGATAAGGAAATGGCCAATGAAGCTCTGAAAATGGATTACACAACAAATAAAATGCATGAAAAGGTAAGATCTTCCGTGGATACTGCAATATCCATGAACCCTTACTATGAATTTAGTAAAACCACTATTTTTGGAGAGATAGCTTACGATCTGGAACGTATAGCAGATTATTCCGGGCACATCGCTAATTTTACATTGAAAGAAGCATATGAAATAGATGAAGAAATGATGGTTCTTTTAGGGGAGATGTTTAAACGATCCAAGAACATGGTTAAATGTTCCATAGACGCATTTCTTAATGAAAATCTGGAACTGAAGGATTCTATCATGGAATCTGAAGATAAAATACATAAATTACAGAAGAAATCATTGAACTGCATTGCAACTCAAATGGCCGAAGTTCCTTTTGAGGATAAAGACAGGTCTACATACTATATTTCATTGTCACGGGTAGTTAAAGCTTTTGAAAGAATTGCAGATATATCCATTGAAATTATCGACACTGCAGAGGAATTTTATTACAATGTACCTCGTAGTACTACACCGGAACGTTTCAGAAGACGGAAAAAGAAATTTAATTTATAA
- a CDS encoding histidine kinase — protein sequence MKDEAYERAKKKAHDIREFYNHLIIYIIVNAMLLIINLLTSPGAWWFYWVTIFWGIGIVWHAFSVFGEKGVFNKEWEDKKIKEIMENEKKK from the coding sequence ATGAAAGACGAAGCTTATGAACGGGCCAAAAAAAAGGCGCATGATATTAGAGAGTTTTATAACCATCTAATAATTTATATTATTGTTAATGCCATGCTCCTAATAATAAACTTGTTAACCAGTCCCGGTGCCTGGTGGTTTTATTGGGTTACTATATTTTGGGGAATAGGTATTGTTTGGCATGCCTTCTCAGTATTTGGTGAGAAGGGAGTTTTCAATAAAGAATGGGAAGATAAAAAGATAAAAGAGATTATGGAAAATGAGAAAAAGAAATAA
- a CDS encoding citryl-CoA lyase, protein MMITEEVLKDIFKPKNPKWKTAITKVEPNRLITRGYPQEDLIENLSFSEMVYLLIKGEIPSKKEAKMFEAVLVSFCDHGVTPPSTQAARLIASSGSPIQACLAGGMLAFGENHAGAIEKSMQLLQENLENSVHNNMEDVAQEVVYNKLENNKKIPGFGHRYHDADPRALTLMDISRKYNCLGKHAELALCIENLLLETKGIKMNIDGANAAILSDLGFNWNLGCGIFMIGRLPGILAHINEEKSREPAFRKIFDLDEIYFDGEENYSY, encoded by the coding sequence ATTATGATAACTGAAGAAGTCCTAAAAGATATTTTCAAACCGAAAAATCCTAAGTGGAAAACCGCAATAACAAAAGTAGAACCAAACAGATTAATAACTAGAGGCTATCCACAGGAAGATTTGATTGAAAACCTTTCTTTTTCCGAAATGGTTTATTTACTAATAAAAGGCGAAATACCATCAAAAAAGGAGGCTAAAATGTTCGAAGCTGTGCTGGTCTCATTTTGTGACCACGGCGTTACACCCCCCAGTACACAAGCCGCCAGACTAATTGCCTCTTCAGGATCTCCAATTCAGGCCTGCCTGGCCGGGGGTATGCTGGCTTTTGGAGAAAATCATGCCGGAGCCATAGAAAAATCAATGCAACTTCTACAGGAAAATCTTGAAAATTCAGTCCATAACAATATGGAGGATGTTGCTCAAGAAGTGGTTTACAACAAACTTGAAAATAACAAGAAAATACCAGGTTTTGGTCACAGATACCACGATGCAGACCCCCGAGCTTTAACTTTGATGGATATATCTCGGAAATATAATTGTCTTGGCAAACACGCTGAACTTGCATTATGTATTGAAAACCTGCTTTTAGAAACCAAAGGAATCAAAATGAACATAGATGGAGCTAACGCAGCCATATTATCTGATTTAGGCTTTAATTGGAATTTAGGGTGCGGGATATTTATGATCGGAAGATTACCTGGTATCTTAGCCCACATAAATGAAGAAAAAAGTAGAGAGCCTGCTTTTAGAAAAATTTTTGATCTGGATGAAATATACTTTGATGGCGAAGAGAATTATTCTTACTAA